One Ricinus communis isolate WT05 ecotype wild-type chromosome 7, ASM1957865v1, whole genome shotgun sequence genomic region harbors:
- the LOC8266763 gene encoding auxin-induced in root cultures protein 12, translating to MASADQLIVTVLLLAALLITPSYSLTCTSQKFSSDKTFTDCIDLPVLDAYLHYTYNSTNASLSIAYIAAPAKPDGWVAWAINPKSSGMVGAQTLLAYKSKVDSVAVKTYDITAYGPLKESKLSFDVWDLRGESNGDNLVIFATVKVPEKAEEVNQVWQVGPAVTDGNPSRHEMNEANTNSKGVLKLVGGGGESSPAPGGSTPETPAAPHNAAISTVRKLSMASCLGVIVLIGSFIGF from the coding sequence ATGGCTTCTGCTGATCAACTGATCGTAACTGTTTTGCTACTTGCGGCTTTGCTAATCACCCCATCATATTCTCTTACATGCACTTCGCAGAAATTTTCAAGCGATAAAACTTTCACAGATTGCATTGATCTCCCAGTACTTGATGCTTACTTGCATTATACATACAATTCTACCAATGCCTCGCTTTCCATTGCTTATATTGCGGCTCCTGCTAAGCCTGACGGATGGGTTGCTTGGGCTATAAACCCAAAATCCTCAGGCATGGTAGGAGCACAGACTTTACTTGCATACAAATCCAAGGTGGATTCAGTTGCTGTGAAGACTTATGATATTACAGCTTATGGACCGCTTAAGGAGTCCAAGCTATcatttgatgtttgggatttGAGAGGCGAGTCTAATGGTGATAATTTGGTGATATTTGCAACGGTGAAGGTGCCAGAGAAGGCCGAGGAGGTTAACCAAGTATGGCAAGTTGGTCCTGCTGTGACTGATGGCAACCCTAGCAGGCATGAAATGAACGAGGCTAATACCAATTCTAAAGGAGTTTTGAAGTTGGTGGGTGGTGGTGGTGAATCATCACCAGCTCCTGGTGGTTCGACTCCTGAAACTCCGGCTGCCCCTCATAATGCTGCAATTTCTACTGTCAGGAAGTTGAGCATGGCTTCTTGCTTGGGAGTTATTGTTTTGATTGGTAgctttattggattttga
- the LOC8266762 gene encoding cytochrome b561 and DOMON domain-containing protein At3g25290 has protein sequence MGSFRFSALIILFSLYNFLLISRSYSQTCKTQTFTNNNLYTNCLDLPSLTSYLHYTYDSSNSTLSVAFLSSPSSSNGWISWAINPTGTGMAGAQALVAYKDSKGAMTVKTYNISSYTSDSVVQQKLAFDVWDERAEEENGVMKMYAKIKVPADLSAKGTANQVWQVGPSVDDKGVLKPHPMGASNLNSKGTLALNGGDQTTVVTGGVDSRTKKRNIHGVLNGVSWGILFPVGVIIARYLRTFQSADPAWFYLHVSCQVSAYAIGVAGWATGLKLGSESKGIQYTPHRNIGIALFSLATLQIFALFLRPKKDHKYRFYWNIYHHGVGYAILILGILNVFKGLDILQPEGKWKSAYIVVIAVLGGIALLLETITWIVVLRRSNKSTKPYDGYNGRQQPLNT, from the exons ATGGGTTCTTTTCGTTTCTCagctttaattattttgttttcattatataattttcttctaATCTCACGATCCTATTCACAAACCTGCAAAACGCAAACATTCACAAACAACAATTTATATACAAACTGTTTAGACCTTCCATCGCTCACCTCTTATCTCCACTACACTTACGATTCTTCCAATTCTACTCTCTCTGTCGCTTTCCTTTCGTCTCCGTCTTCATCCAACGGTTGGATTTCGTGGGCTATAAATCCAACGGGTACGGGTATGGCAGGTGCACAAGCACTTGTTGCTTACAAGGATTCAAAAGGAGCCATGACTGTCAAAACATATAACATCAGTTCTTACACGTCTGATTCTGTTGTTCAACAGAAATTAGCTTTTGACGTGTGGGATGAACGCGCCGAGGAAGAGAATGGTGTTATGAAAATGTATGCGAAAATTAAGGTTCCGGCGGATTTGTCGGCGAAAGGGACGGCGAATCAAGTTTGGCAAGTGGGACCTAGCGTGGATGATAAAGGAGTGCTGAAACCTCATCCTATGGGTGcttctaatttaaattctaaaggAACATTAGCTTTGAATGGTGGTGATCAAACTACTGTTGTTACTGGTGGTGTTGATTCAAGGactaaaaagagaaat ATTCATGGGGTGTTGAATGGTGTGAGCTGGGGGATTTTGTTTCCAGTTGGAGTTATAATTGCAAGGTACTTGAGGACTTTTCAGTCTGCAGATCCAGCATGGTTCTATCTACATGTTTCCTGTCAGGTTTCTGCTTATGCAATTGGGGTTGCTGGATGGGCGACTGGTTTAAAGCTTGGAAGTGAATCAAAGGGTATTCAATATACTCCTCATCGTAATATTGGGATTGCTCTTTTTTCTCTTGCTACGCTACAG ATTTTTGCATTGTTCTTGAGACCGAAGAAGGACCACAAGTACCGATTCTACTGGAATATCTACCATCATGGTGTTGGATATGCCATACTCATTCTTGGCATTCTGAATGTGTTCAAAGGTCTAGATATCTTGCAACCTGAAGGGAAATGGAAATCTGCTTACATAGTTGTGATTGCTGTCTTGGGTGGGATTGCTTTGTTGCTGGAAACAATTACTTGGATTGTTGTCTTGAGAAGGTCTAACAAGTCCACCAAGCCTTATGATGGATACAACGGCAGGCAACAGCCGTTGAATACATGA
- the LOC112536881 gene encoding LOW QUALITY PROTEIN: auxin-induced in root cultures protein 12 (The sequence of the model RefSeq protein was modified relative to this genomic sequence to represent the inferred CDS: inserted 1 base in 1 codon; substituted 1 base at 1 genomic stop codon) — translation MASVKFQTLCVTFLLSSALLIAPSVSLTCTKQKFRSNKVYKNCTDLPVLDSFLHXTYNPTNSSLSIAFIAPPAKPEGWVAWAINPTSKAMIESQALVALKSNDSLIVKTNNIISYASLQESKLSFDVWDVSAESYEGKMVIFATVRVPEMAERLNQVWQVGSAVSGCIPDRHDMADANKXSEGVLELVASSGSAPVPVPAPEQSIDNSGISRIVKWNMGSIVGLFVLIGCFLQHFGNLVA, via the exons ATGGCTTCTGTTAAGTTCCAAACTCTATGCGTAACCTTTTTATTATCTTCAGCTCTATTAATCGCTCCTTCTGTTTCCTTAACTTGCACTAAGCAGAAATTCAGAAGCAACAAAGTCTACAAAAATTGCACTGATCTTCCTGTTCTAGATTCCTTCCTACACTAAACCTACAATCCCACCAATTCTTCGCTTTCCATCGCGTTCATCGCGCCCCCTGCCAAACCAGAAGGATGGGTTGCGTGGGCGATCAACCCAACATCGAAAGCCATGATAGAGTCACAGGCTTTGGTAGCACTCAAATCAAATGATTCGTTGATTGTCAAGACTAACAATATTATTAGCTATGCTTCACTTCAGGAATCCAAGCTGTCGTTCGATGTTTGGGACGTGAGTGCTGAGTCTTATGAAGGAAAAATGGTGATATTCGCGACGGTGAGAGTGCCCGAGATGGCTGAAAGGTTGAACCAGGTTTGGCAGGTTGGCTCAGCTGTAAGTGGTTGCATTCCTGACAGGCATGATATGGCTGATGCTAACA ATTCTGAGGGAGTATTGGAGCTTGTGGCTTCTAGTGGTTCTGCCCCTGTTCCTGTTCCTGCTCCAGAACAATCCATTGACAATTCTGGGATTTCTAGAATTGTGAAGTGGAATATGGGTTCAATTGTGGGGCTATTTGTTTTAATTGGTTGTTTTTTACAGCATTTTGGGAATCTTGTTGcttga